A DNA window from Bdellovibrio sp. BCCA contains the following coding sequences:
- a CDS encoding PulJ/GspJ family protein — MRKGFTVVELLLAIGLSALVISTATYLLHQFFSEHKNLEVWSSGQFEMSSALKDIEGDLRNVVRIDPKEESSRDYIGITSIDAGSEPAECLNTTGAPVLRYTSLDRKTPSERALRAWSEVDSSGKNLPKDELRISTENLATSLFTQSKAPKEIVIVDADRRYIRRYEVSRHVMHLNSPTDPYDDLPKVDSFGNPVFFNYISVFLNNPKGAANENTNKKASVFVTGSEVYNSRTYFVCLRKTDRSLIKINQATREVTVLLTNSNADFEIDRFVVGYMGTRRNVRVEPASFQFAMTGTTADCVNTVLLELYLKATQSFINRTQQNTIGETKLDILRRRTVFSPNLNMKRPLSCQE; from the coding sequence ATGAGAAAAGGTTTCACCGTCGTCGAACTACTCTTAGCAATTGGACTTTCCGCTCTGGTCATCAGCACGGCGACGTACCTTTTGCATCAGTTCTTTTCAGAGCATAAAAATTTGGAAGTCTGGAGCTCTGGCCAATTTGAAATGTCTTCGGCCTTAAAAGATATCGAAGGCGATCTTCGCAATGTGGTTCGCATTGATCCTAAAGAAGAAAGTTCGCGCGATTACATTGGAATCACATCTATTGATGCCGGGTCAGAACCTGCTGAATGCTTAAACACGACCGGAGCTCCGGTCCTTCGCTACACAAGCCTTGATCGTAAAACTCCTTCCGAACGCGCCTTAAGAGCATGGTCCGAGGTCGATAGTTCTGGAAAAAATCTTCCTAAAGATGAGTTGCGCATCAGCACGGAGAATCTCGCGACTTCTTTGTTCACGCAAAGTAAAGCACCCAAAGAAATTGTGATTGTCGATGCCGACCGTCGTTACATTCGCCGTTATGAGGTCAGCAGACATGTTATGCATTTGAATTCACCGACGGATCCTTACGATGATTTACCGAAGGTCGATAGCTTCGGAAATCCCGTGTTCTTTAATTATATAAGCGTCTTCTTAAACAATCCCAAAGGGGCCGCCAACGAAAATACGAATAAAAAAGCTTCTGTTTTTGTTACTGGCAGCGAGGTTTATAATTCACGCACTTACTTTGTCTGTCTTAGAAAAACGGATCGCAGTCTGATTAAAATCAATCAAGCGACCCGAGAAGTCACTGTCTTGCTTACAAACTCTAACGCCGACTTTGAAATCGATCGTTTTGTTGTTGGCTACATGGGAACAAGAAGAAATGTTCGCGTGGAACCCGCAAGCTTTCAATTCGCAATGACGGGAACCACGGCGGACTGTGTGAATACGGTCCTGCTCGAACTGTATTTAAAAGCCACTCAAAGCTTTATCAATCGCACTCAGCAAAATACTATTGGCGAAACGAAACTAGACATTCTTCGTCGCCGCACCGTCTTTTCACCGAATTTAAACATGAAGCGCCCTTTGAGCTGCCAAGAGTGA
- a CDS encoding PulJ/GspJ family protein: MKKFQLKIHNTKGMTLVEVMAAVAISMVSVSVFLFLTLSNRTHKSQIDHSTLLKEILTNNVIELKGLQYADLPPLGRCLYRTYNFQGNFVSETLVSGNSEMCGIANPQENEIQIIWQTTNAGSADATFSTSSLKLPVYSDYLRKVVLHVRAQNKGAGQSLLHSQMTIFKR, from the coding sequence ATGAAGAAGTTCCAACTCAAGATCCATAACACAAAAGGAATGACTCTCGTCGAGGTCATGGCTGCCGTTGCAATTTCAATGGTGAGTGTGAGCGTCTTTTTATTTCTCACTTTATCAAACAGAACACACAAGTCTCAGATCGATCACTCCACTCTTTTAAAGGAAATTCTGACTAACAATGTGATTGAATTAAAAGGTCTTCAATACGCAGACCTTCCTCCTTTGGGAAGATGTCTTTATCGCACTTATAATTTCCAGGGGAACTTCGTCTCTGAAACTTTGGTGAGTGGAAATTCCGAAATGTGCGGCATCGCGAATCCGCAGGAAAATGAAATCCAAATAATTTGGCAAACAACGAACGCGGGTTCAGCTGATGCCACGTTTAGCACCAGTTCATTAAAGCTTCCGGTTTATTCGGATTATTTACGCAAAGTCGTTTTACATGTGCGCGCTCAGAACAAAGGCGCCGGACAAAGTCTTCTACACAGTCAAATGACTATTTTTAAGAGATAA
- a CDS encoding AGE family epimerase/isomerase has product MSAKSNQFIEKSKKWLTEDVYPLWSSKGIDTKQGGFVESLTFEGEPMDVPRRAMVQARQIYSFLTGANLECVSKEVAAAAVRQGTRYMIEKFSSPSGAFIYSVNPDGTPKSKNPDLYTQAFALFGLAQAYAIEPNKEIKDRAKALFHYLQKDRKVAGGGYTEIDEKNGVSYKSNPHMHLFESAIAWMTVDRNDQDWKDLGHELVTLATTKFIDKSSGVLGEYFDENWNHLRENGKFIYEPGHQYEWAWLMFLYEGLTGQNLKSIRHQLFSLAEKHGTSPTRKIAFDEMWSDYTPKTQSSRFWPQCERIKAAVRLGTEVSKEEQPQYAKAADEALETLFKFFGTPKKGLWYDMLSEKDEFNGNTAKASSLYHIVNAMEEYVNLRGKLTDP; this is encoded by the coding sequence ATGTCTGCAAAATCAAATCAGTTTATCGAAAAATCTAAAAAGTGGCTTACTGAAGACGTGTATCCTCTTTGGTCTTCTAAAGGCATTGATACAAAACAAGGTGGCTTTGTTGAAAGTCTCACTTTTGAAGGCGAACCCATGGATGTGCCTCGCCGTGCGATGGTGCAAGCTCGTCAGATTTATTCTTTTCTTACTGGCGCAAACCTTGAATGTGTTTCTAAGGAAGTCGCCGCCGCAGCTGTTCGTCAGGGAACACGCTACATGATCGAAAAATTCTCAAGCCCTTCCGGCGCTTTTATTTACTCTGTCAATCCGGATGGAACTCCTAAAAGTAAAAACCCTGATTTGTACACGCAAGCGTTTGCACTTTTTGGATTGGCACAAGCTTATGCGATTGAACCCAATAAAGAGATCAAAGACCGCGCAAAGGCTTTGTTTCATTATTTGCAAAAAGATCGCAAAGTCGCTGGTGGCGGTTACACAGAGATTGATGAAAAAAATGGCGTCTCTTACAAGTCAAATCCACACATGCATCTTTTTGAATCCGCGATTGCGTGGATGACGGTGGATCGCAATGATCAAGACTGGAAAGATTTAGGTCATGAACTTGTGACTTTAGCGACAACCAAGTTTATCGATAAAAGTTCTGGTGTTTTAGGCGAATACTTCGATGAAAACTGGAATCATCTGCGCGAAAACGGAAAATTCATTTATGAGCCAGGCCATCAGTATGAGTGGGCTTGGTTGATGTTCCTTTACGAAGGACTCACAGGTCAGAATTTAAAATCCATACGCCATCAGTTGTTTTCACTTGCTGAAAAACACGGAACATCGCCGACAAGAAAAATCGCTTTTGATGAAATGTGGAGTGACTACACTCCGAAAACTCAATCTTCCCGCTTCTGGCCACAATGTGAGCGCATCAAAGCGGCAGTTCGTTTGGGAACAGAAGTCTCCAAAGAAGAACAACCTCAATATGCGAAAGCCGCTGATGAGGCCCTTGAAACTCTTTTCAAGTTCTTTGGAACACCAAAGAAAGGTCTTTGGTACGACATGCTTTCGGAAAAAGATGAATTCAACGGGAACACCGCTAAGGCCAGCTCACTTTATCACATCGTGAATGCGATGGAAGAGTACGTGAATCTAAGAGGAAAGCTGACTGATCCATAA
- a CDS encoding amino acid ABC transporter ATP-binding protein yields the protein MIQVKDLQKFFGSKQVLKDVSCEIKDNEVVCVIGPSGSGKSTFLRCLNALETANGGFVKVDGFTVTAPETDLNLLRAHVGMVFQRFNLFPHMTALENICLAPLSVKNMSRAEAEKKAHELLKRVGLSDKADSYPNELSGGQQQRIAIARALAMEPQVLLFDEPTSALDPEMVGEVLDVIKSLAHGGKTMVIVTHEMGFARQVSDRVFFMDAGQIMEEGTPETIFSHAQNERTRNFLSKVL from the coding sequence ATGATTCAAGTAAAAGATCTGCAGAAATTTTTTGGTTCTAAGCAAGTTCTTAAAGACGTCAGTTGTGAAATCAAAGACAACGAAGTCGTCTGCGTGATTGGCCCCTCTGGTTCCGGTAAAAGCACGTTTCTTCGCTGCTTAAACGCTCTTGAAACAGCCAATGGTGGTTTCGTCAAAGTCGATGGCTTTACAGTGACAGCTCCCGAAACAGATTTAAATCTTTTGCGCGCTCACGTGGGCATGGTGTTTCAGCGTTTCAATTTATTCCCGCACATGACAGCACTTGAGAATATCTGCCTTGCACCTCTCTCTGTAAAAAACATGTCGCGCGCAGAGGCTGAAAAAAAAGCTCACGAGCTTCTAAAACGCGTGGGCCTTTCTGACAAAGCGGACTCTTACCCCAATGAACTCTCCGGCGGACAACAACAGCGCATTGCCATTGCGAGAGCGCTAGCTATGGAGCCGCAGGTTCTTTTATTTGATGAACCGACATCAGCGCTGGACCCAGAAATGGTCGGCGAAGTTTTGGATGTTATCAAGTCTCTCGCTCACGGTGGAAAAACCATGGTCATCGTGACGCACGAAATGGGTTTTGCCCGTCAGGTCAGTGACCGTGTGTTCTTCATGGATGCGGGTCAGATTATGGAAGAAGGAACGCCAGAGACAATCTTCTCTCACGCGCAGAATGAGCGGACTCGCAATTTTCTGAGCAAAGTCCTCTGA
- a CDS encoding amino acid ABC transporter permease yields the protein MFSWFRTDIIVEYWPLFLQGLWTTLELTIIGVFFGTVLGLLLGLGKIAQAERGPWKWPLRILVKTPSQLYITFFRGTPLFVQILLIHFALVPMLIHPENGLLISGDLALYLKREYGAFISGALALSLNSGAYIAEIFRAGIQSIDRGQFEAARSLGLNYFQTMKTVIIPQAFRRMLPPLGNEAIMLLKDSSLVSAIGLAELAYAARTAAGAYSRYWEPYLFISFIYLIITLGMSYVVHILERKYKNS from the coding sequence ATGTTTTCGTGGTTTCGCACTGACATCATCGTTGAATACTGGCCTTTGTTTTTACAAGGGCTTTGGACCACTCTCGAACTGACTATCATCGGTGTTTTCTTTGGAACAGTCTTGGGACTTCTGCTGGGATTGGGTAAAATTGCCCAGGCAGAGCGCGGTCCCTGGAAATGGCCTTTAAGAATTTTAGTTAAAACACCTTCACAACTTTACATCACGTTTTTTCGCGGCACTCCTCTCTTCGTTCAAATTCTATTAATTCATTTCGCCTTGGTTCCGATGCTGATTCATCCGGAAAATGGACTTCTTATCAGTGGCGATTTGGCTTTGTATTTAAAGCGTGAATATGGGGCCTTCATTTCTGGTGCGTTGGCATTGAGCTTAAACTCTGGCGCATATATCGCGGAAATCTTTCGCGCGGGAATTCAGTCCATTGATCGCGGGCAATTCGAAGCCGCGAGATCTTTGGGGCTTAACTATTTTCAAACGATGAAAACGGTGATTATTCCTCAAGCATTTCGCCGTATGCTTCCGCCATTAGGAAATGAAGCGATTATGTTACTAAAGGATTCCTCTCTGGTATCTGCCATCGGACTAGCAGAGCTTGCTTACGCGGCAAGAACAGCGGCTGGTGCCTACTCTCGTTATTGGGAGCCGTATCTTTTTATTTCCTTCATATATTTGATTATCACGCTCGGCATGTCTTACGTCGTTCATATTCTTGAAAGAAAGTATAAGAACTCATGA